From Sinorhizobium sp. B11:
GGAATAACCATTTTCTGGGTAACCCGCTGAACTAATTCTTGAAAAATTGCGGCAGTATCCCGCACGACTGTAACGCCGATAAAACAGCCTGCCAAAGTGCCAGAAAAAGTCGTGTGACCGACCTTGCCGGCAATTGCACGTTTGCGCGCCCTGAAAAGCGGGTCCGTGTCCGGGCGCCTTATTTTTTCAATGCGTAGTTGATCCTGCGGGCCGTCTCGGCGATGCGGATCGCATAGGTAGGCAATCGCCTCCACCAAGGAAATTTGGTGGCCCTGTAGACTGACCGTGTCCCGATGTTCGAACCGCCCTCTTTTACGACGGCTACATTCTGGCGGGTCGTGTAGATCCGCGCCCGGGACGCCCAGCCCCGCTCCAGTTCGACATCCCAGGGAAACCGCATGGTGCCGATCGCCTTGAGGAGCTTCAGGGCGCCCATCCGCGTTACGACATAGCAGGCGGCCGACCCCTGCGGACCATGCGTTGCGCGCCCGATCTCATCGCCGACTGCCGAGGCGGCAACCGGCCTGAAACCGACGATGCGGTGGTTGAAGAGCTTGATCACATCGGCACCCGGCACCGCCGCGATTGCCGCTTCGGCACGCGCGATGAGATCGGCAGACAGAATGATATCGTCCTCGACGATGATGCAGGCGGCCTTGTCGGTCTCCAGAAAGGCTTCGAGCACCTTCAGATGGCTCCGGTAGCAGCCGTATTCGCCGGGCAGCATGGTGCGGCCATTGTTGCGCTGAAAGGCGCGCTCGTCACAGGCCACGCGCTGATCTGCGGGAACCTCCCGACCGTCGACGCCGGCAACGCGAATGAGATCGAACTGCAGGGCTTCGGCCTGACCGGACAAGGCATTCCACCGCTCCGTGGAGCGGTCGAGATTGATCACATAAATGCAGGTCGTCATCGCCCAACCGTGGTTCTGCAGCCCAGGGCAGCCACAGGCCTCCCCGAGGCCGGGCGTCCCGTCATGAAAGTTCGCCTAGCACTTCCCCCGCCGGCTATGCAACCTGTCGTCGTTGCATGACAGCGATGTTGGTGACGAATTTCTCGTTATTCGACCAGGAGCAAGTCCGCGACCGCGATGACATCGGCTTGAATTGCGGGAGCGGAGCCTCTAGCACTCATACCCCATCGAACAGCATTTCAGGACGCATGACTTGCCCGCCTTCCCCTTCTCGCTAAACGACCCCATCCAGCATCACGGCCCTCTTCCGAAAACCTCCGACGTCGTCATCATCGGCGGCGGCGTCATCGGTGTTTCGACGGCGCTGTTCCTGGCAAAGCGCAAGATTTCCGTGACGCTCATCGAGAAGGGCCGCATTGCCGCCGAGCAGTCCTCGCGCAACTGGGGCTGGATCCGCAAGCAGGGGCGTGATGCGGACGAACTGCCCATCGTCATCGAGGCCTGCCGCCTCTGGGAAGAGCTTGCGGCAGAATGCGGCGAGGATATCGGCCTTTTCAAGACCGGCGTCACCTATCTCGCCAACTCGGACAAGGAGATGGCCGGCTTCGAGACCTTCATGAAGCTCGCGAGCGCCTACGATCTCGACACCCGCCTGCTCGATGGCGGGCAGACGGCTTCCCTCTTCCAGGGCATGTCCCGCAAATTCGCAGGCGCCATGACGACGCCGTCGGACATGCGCGCCGAGCCATGGCTCGCCGTGCCCGCTCTTGCCAGGCTCGCCGTCCGTCTGGGTGTCACGATCATCGAGAACTGCGCGGCGCGAACCCTTGATATCTCCTCGGGCAAGGTGAGCGGCGTCTGGA
This genomic window contains:
- a CDS encoding glycosyltransferase family 25 protein, encoding MTTCIYVINLDRSTERWNALSGQAEALQFDLIRVAGVDGREVPADQRVACDERAFQRNNGRTMLPGEYGCYRSHLKVLEAFLETDKAACIIVEDDIILSADLIARAEAAIAAVPGADVIKLFNHRIVGFRPVAASAVGDEIGRATHGPQGSAACYVVTRMGALKLLKAIGTMRFPWDVELERGWASRARIYTTRQNVAVVKEGGSNIGTRSVYRATKFPWWRRLPTYAIRIAETARRINYALKK